The proteins below are encoded in one region of Cellvibrio zantedeschiae:
- the nusA gene encoding transcription termination factor NusA, whose amino-acid sequence MAKEILLVADAVSNEKGVDKELIFQAIESALAMATKKRFDEDSVIEVNINRHSGDYETFRTWEVVADDVMAELGTQLYLDEAREKDASVKVGEIYREKIENADFGRIAAQTAKQVIVQKVREAERAQMVDEYRDRMGELISGTVKKVTRDSIIVDLGNNAEGLLPRDQLIGREIFRMGDRIRALLLEVRTENRGPQLFLSRSNPQMLVELFKIEVPEIAEDIIEIKGAARDPGLRAKIAVKTNDGRIDPVGACVGMRGSRVQAVSNELGNERVDIVLWDDNPAQFVINAMSPAEIESIVVDEDAGSMDLAVNEDNLAMAIGRGGQNVRLACDLTGWNINVMSVADWQAKQQAESGSFIQIFMNALDVDEDVAAVLVEEGFTTLEEVAYVPLEEMLAIEGFDEDIAEELRARAKDALLTQALASEERLEGVAPAEDLLNMEGMDQALAISLAARGIITMEDLAEQSVDDLSGIEGVDATRAAALIMKAREPWFA is encoded by the coding sequence ATGGCAAAAGAGATTTTATTAGTCGCTGATGCAGTGTCTAACGAAAAAGGTGTCGACAAAGAATTAATTTTCCAGGCGATTGAAAGTGCTTTGGCAATGGCGACCAAAAAACGTTTTGACGAAGATTCAGTGATCGAAGTGAATATTAATCGTCACTCTGGTGATTACGAAACTTTTCGCACATGGGAAGTTGTTGCCGATGACGTAATGGCTGAATTAGGCACGCAACTTTATTTAGATGAAGCGCGTGAAAAAGATGCCAGCGTAAAAGTGGGCGAAATTTATCGCGAAAAAATTGAGAACGCTGATTTCGGTCGTATTGCTGCGCAAACGGCTAAACAAGTTATCGTACAAAAAGTTCGCGAAGCTGAGCGCGCGCAAATGGTTGACGAATATCGCGACCGCATGGGCGAGTTGATAAGCGGTACTGTAAAGAAAGTAACACGCGATAGCATTATTGTTGACCTCGGCAATAACGCAGAAGGCTTGTTGCCGCGCGATCAATTAATTGGCCGCGAAATTTTCCGCATGGGTGATCGCATTCGCGCATTGCTGTTGGAAGTTCGCACTGAAAACCGTGGTCCGCAATTATTTTTAAGCCGCTCCAATCCGCAAATGCTGGTTGAGTTGTTCAAAATCGAAGTGCCAGAAATTGCTGAAGACATCATCGAAATCAAAGGTGCAGCTCGCGACCCAGGTTTGCGCGCGAAAATTGCAGTAAAAACCAATGATGGCCGTATTGATCCGGTAGGCGCATGCGTCGGTATGCGCGGTTCGCGCGTACAAGCGGTATCGAACGAACTGGGTAATGAGCGTGTTGATATAGTGCTGTGGGACGATAACCCGGCGCAGTTTGTTATTAACGCTATGTCACCTGCTGAAATTGAATCCATCGTTGTTGATGAAGATGCCGGTTCAATGGACTTGGCAGTGAACGAAGACAATTTGGCGATGGCTATTGGCCGTGGCGGTCAAAACGTACGTTTGGCGTGCGACCTGACTGGCTGGAACATCAATGTAATGAGCGTTGCCGATTGGCAAGCCAAGCAACAAGCAGAATCTGGCAGCTTTATCCAAATTTTCATGAATGCTTTGGATGTAGATGAAGATGTTGCAGCGGTATTGGTGGAAGAAGGTTTCACCACCCTCGAAGAGGTTGCCTATGTTCCGCTGGAAGAAATGTTGGCAATTGAAGGCTTTGATGAAGACATCGCCGAAGAATTGCGCGCTCGTGCTAAAGACGCTTTGTTGACCCAGGCTTTGGCCTCGGAAGAGCGTTTGGAAGGCGTGGCTCCGGCAGAAGATTTGCTGAATATGGAAGGCATGGACCAAGCCTTGGCAATCAGTCTGGCTGCCCGTGGCATTATCACTATGGAAGATTTGGCTGAGCAGTCAGTTGATGACTTGTCAGGCATTGAAGGTGTTGATGCTACCCGCGCTGCAGCGCTGATTATGAAAGCTCGCGAGCCTTGGTTTGCCTAA
- the rimP gene encoding ribosome maturation factor RimP produces MASKQEILHSMIEPIVVSLGCELWGLEYLTQGRYTTLRLFIDAPAGVSLEDCEKVSRQVSSVMDVEDPIDGEYTLEVSSPGLDRPLYIPAHYARYVGETVNVRLRMARDGRRRFKGEIVKVDGDDVVITVEGKEILLPVDAIDKANVVPRYDEIISKIDGLKEKDSSK; encoded by the coding sequence ATGGCATCAAAGCAAGAAATTTTGCACAGCATGATTGAACCCATTGTGGTTTCTTTAGGTTGTGAACTTTGGGGTTTGGAATATTTAACCCAAGGCCGTTACACAACATTGCGTCTTTTTATTGATGCACCCGCCGGTGTGTCTTTGGAAGATTGTGAAAAAGTCAGTCGCCAGGTGAGTTCGGTAATGGATGTTGAAGATCCTATCGATGGTGAATACACCTTGGAAGTTTCTTCACCCGGTTTGGATCGTCCTTTATATATACCAGCGCACTATGCGCGCTATGTGGGCGAAACCGTAAACGTGCGCTTGCGTATGGCGCGTGATGGCCGCCGCCGTTTTAAAGGCGAAATTGTAAAAGTTGACGGCGACGATGTGGTCATTACAGTTGAAGGCAAAGAAATTTTGCTTCCTGTTGATGCAATTGATAAAGCCAATGTCGTGCCGCGTTACGATGAAATTATTTCAAAAATTGATGGCTTAAAAGAAAAAGACAGCTCGAAATAA
- the bioB gene encoding biotin synthase BioB — MNAFTKPLIRHDWSRAEIQALFDLPFSDLMFQAQSVHRMHFNPNEVQVSTLCSIKTGACPEDCAYCPQSARYDTGLEREKLMAVEKVIEEAKAAKASGATRFCMGAAWRSPKNRDMPYVTTMVQGVKSLGLETCMTLGMLDEEQAQTLADAGLDYYNHNLDTSPEYYGEIITTRTYQDRLTTLANVRKAGMKVCCGGIVGMGEEVTDRAGLLQQLVNMPEHPESVPINMLVKVEGTPLEGEADLDPFDFIRTIAVARILMPQSHVRLSAGREQMNEQTQAMAFLAGANSIFYGEKLLTTPNPEANKDMQLFKRLGIKPEAYEVHEDESEQEAVIVNKLQEAKLDSLFYNAAN; from the coding sequence ATGAATGCTTTCACCAAACCCCTTATTCGCCACGACTGGTCCCGCGCTGAAATCCAGGCATTGTTTGATTTGCCCTTTAGCGATTTGATGTTCCAGGCGCAAAGTGTTCACCGGATGCATTTCAATCCCAATGAAGTTCAGGTCAGCACACTTTGCTCCATTAAAACCGGTGCCTGCCCGGAGGACTGCGCCTACTGTCCGCAATCTGCCCGTTACGACACCGGTCTTGAGCGCGAAAAGCTTATGGCGGTAGAGAAAGTTATCGAAGAAGCTAAAGCCGCAAAAGCCAGCGGTGCAACCCGTTTTTGCATGGGCGCTGCTTGGCGCTCACCCAAGAATCGCGATATGCCTTACGTCACCACTATGGTTCAGGGTGTGAAATCCCTCGGTTTGGAAACCTGCATGACTTTGGGGATGTTGGATGAAGAGCAGGCGCAAACCCTGGCTGATGCTGGCCTCGATTACTACAACCACAACCTCGATACCTCGCCTGAATACTACGGTGAAATTATCACTACCCGCACTTATCAGGATCGTTTAACCACACTGGCAAACGTGCGCAAAGCGGGCATGAAAGTGTGCTGCGGCGGCATCGTGGGAATGGGTGAAGAAGTCACAGATCGCGCGGGTTTATTGCAGCAATTAGTCAATATGCCCGAGCACCCCGAATCAGTGCCCATCAATATGTTGGTAAAAGTAGAAGGCACCCCGCTTGAGGGTGAAGCAGATTTAGATCCATTCGATTTTATTCGCACCATCGCTGTAGCCCGCATTTTAATGCCGCAATCACATGTGCGTTTGTCGGCAGGTCGCGAGCAAATGAATGAGCAAACCCAGGCCATGGCATTTCTGGCGGGCGCGAATTCTATTTTCTACGGCGAAAAATTATTGACCACGCCAAACCCCGAAGCCAACAAAGATATGCAGTTGTTTAAGCGTTTGGGTATCAAGCCCGAAGCCTACGAAGTACATGAAGATGAAAGCGAACAAGAGGCGGTGATTGTTAACAAGTTGCAAGAAGCAAAGTTAGATTCTTTGTTTTATAACGCGGCGAATTAA
- a CDS encoding ComF family protein, producing MHKFSASLLKSGRRFTFNGLTKFTAKLFPSQCLLCACSLSGELLCANCQHDLPHTYGQLLCCQCGLRIESLSNFCGSCLHHPPAFSRSFLPFSYQHPIDHLIHKFKYRHNLTCGKLLGKMLADYLKHYAQDQVDWQTPDLIIPVPLHWMRRWQRGFNQAEILAQYVADELAIPMATKIVQRTHKTPPQKGLSRIERQKNLRKTFAINSKYLSNIKDKHVVLMDDVVTTTATVRELSELLIRAGAKDVQVWALARTM from the coding sequence ATGCACAAATTTAGTGCTTCTTTATTGAAATCCGGCAGGCGTTTTACATTCAATGGCCTGACAAAATTCACCGCAAAACTCTTCCCCAGCCAATGCTTGCTCTGCGCTTGCAGTTTAAGCGGTGAACTGCTTTGCGCAAATTGCCAGCACGATTTGCCGCACACCTACGGCCAGCTTTTGTGTTGCCAATGCGGTTTGCGCATTGAGAGCCTCAGTAATTTTTGCGGCAGCTGTTTGCATCACCCGCCCGCATTTAGCCGCAGCTTTTTGCCCTTTTCTTACCAGCACCCCATCGACCATCTAATTCATAAATTTAAATATCGGCACAACCTGACTTGCGGAAAATTACTCGGAAAAATGTTGGCGGATTATTTAAAACACTACGCACAAGACCAAGTGGATTGGCAGACGCCCGATTTGATTATTCCAGTGCCGTTACATTGGATGCGGCGCTGGCAGAGGGGATTCAACCAGGCAGAAATTTTGGCGCAATATGTTGCGGATGAATTAGCTATTCCAATGGCGACCAAGATTGTCCAACGCACACACAAAACACCTCCACAAAAAGGATTGTCTCGTATTGAGCGCCAAAAAAATTTACGCAAAACCTTCGCCATCAACAGCAAATATCTTTCGAACATCAAAGACAAGCACGTAGTACTTATGGACGACGTGGTAACGACTACGGCAACAGTGAGGGAGCTTAGCGAGTTATTGATAAGGGCAGGCGCGAAAGATGTGCAGGTCTGGGCCTTAGCGAGGACTATGTAG
- the bioC gene encoding malonyl-ACP O-methyltransferase BioC has protein sequence MSENNYLLATQYYPCKQQIQLDDIVLLHGWGSNSQSWQPLIPALQNIANIITIDLPGFGASPEVPEFTVDVVVDLIAAQLPKKCVLIGWSLGGMLAVQIAARYPQRVSRLITLTANAKFVASRDYETAMPLAVNRQFNKGFAADPHATLKLFAGLTVQGDINERSLLKQIRTLPVAENINANWLQALELLTRSDNREAFANLVQPGLHLLAEKDSLVPVAAVKSLSELNARQQVQSISGASHALHWSQPDLVAEHIKNFLLPPLLDKKQVAHSFSRAAVTYDSVAGLQRTVGDSLLKKINQNSQAEVVIDLGCGTGYFTPQLQSQFPQALIVGVDLAEGMLHFAREQHDGQKNWLCSDAEKLPFADQSVDLIYSNFALQWCSNLLRLFAELKRILKPGGELIFTTLGPATLHELKSAWQQVDDRIHVNQFHERDELLKDLQQQGFAQVEFEHNPAVMEFESLSDLTRSLKALGAQNVNRGRATGLTGRKTVQAFKQAYENFRRNNLLPATYDVFYVKAKKL, from the coding sequence ATGAGTGAAAATAATTACTTGCTTGCAACACAGTATTATCCCTGCAAACAACAAATACAGTTAGACGATATTGTGTTGTTGCACGGTTGGGGTAGTAACAGCCAATCCTGGCAGCCGCTAATTCCTGCGTTACAAAATATTGCCAATATCATCACTATTGATTTGCCGGGCTTTGGCGCTAGTCCTGAAGTTCCAGAGTTTACTGTAGATGTTGTCGTTGATTTAATTGCGGCGCAATTGCCAAAGAAATGTGTTCTCATTGGTTGGTCTTTGGGTGGCATGCTTGCAGTGCAAATTGCAGCGCGTTATCCGCAACGTGTTTCGCGTCTTATCACGCTTACCGCCAATGCAAAATTTGTGGCGAGCCGTGATTATGAAACGGCAATGCCCTTGGCGGTGAACCGTCAATTCAATAAAGGATTCGCCGCTGACCCGCACGCAACTTTGAAGTTATTTGCGGGTTTAACCGTGCAGGGTGATATCAATGAGCGTTCGTTGCTAAAGCAAATTCGTACGCTGCCGGTTGCGGAGAATATAAATGCAAATTGGCTGCAAGCCTTGGAGTTGTTGACGCGCTCGGATAATCGCGAGGCATTTGCTAATTTGGTTCAGCCGGGGCTACACCTTCTTGCTGAAAAAGATTCGCTTGTCCCTGTGGCTGCTGTGAAATCATTAAGTGAATTGAATGCTCGACAACAAGTGCAATCTATATCCGGTGCTTCCCATGCATTGCATTGGAGTCAGCCAGATTTGGTAGCAGAGCATATTAAGAATTTTTTGCTTCCACCTTTGCTGGATAAAAAACAAGTTGCTCATTCCTTTAGTCGTGCAGCGGTTACCTATGATTCGGTTGCGGGATTGCAACGCACAGTGGGTGATTCGCTGCTTAAAAAAATTAACCAAAATTCACAGGCTGAAGTGGTTATAGATTTAGGTTGTGGTACTGGGTATTTTACTCCGCAGTTACAATCGCAATTTCCCCAAGCTTTGATTGTGGGTGTAGATCTGGCGGAAGGTATGTTGCATTTTGCGCGCGAGCAACATGACGGCCAAAAAAATTGGTTATGCTCAGACGCGGAGAAGTTGCCTTTCGCTGATCAATCGGTGGATCTTATTTATTCCAACTTTGCCTTGCAGTGGTGCTCTAATTTGCTGCGTTTATTTGCAGAGCTGAAGCGCATATTAAAACCGGGTGGCGAGCTGATTTTCACAACGCTTGGTCCTGCTACTTTGCACGAATTAAAATCTGCCTGGCAACAAGTGGATGACCGCATTCATGTAAACCAATTTCACGAGCGGGATGAGTTGCTAAAAGATTTACAGCAACAAGGCTTTGCTCAAGTTGAATTTGAGCACAATCCTGCGGTTATGGAATTTGAAAGCCTGTCAGATTTAACTCGCAGCTTAAAAGCTCTGGGTGCACAAAATGTAAACCGTGGTCGCGCCACAGGTTTGACGGGGCGCAAGACAGTTCAGGCTTTTAAGCAGGCTTACGAAAATTTCCGCCGCAATAATCTATTGCCGGCAACTTACGATGTGTTTTACGTAAAAGCGAAAAAACTATGA
- the bioF gene encoding 8-amino-7-oxononanoate synthase — protein MTSESSLDNILSSALAERRAAKLYRSRRVLQSPQIPNVVVDGKKYTAFCSNDYLGLANHPAVISAFQNAANQFGVGSGASHLVAGHSSEHHALEEELAAFTGRERALLFSTGYMANMGAITALVGQGDAIFEDRLNHASLLDAGLSSGARFQRFLHNDLGNLQTRLDKTEANRKLIVVDGVFSMDGDCAPLTELAELAQKNNAWLMVDDAHGFGCLGKNGGGSAEYFGLTQNQLPILMGTLGKAFGTFGAFIAGSETLIETLIQFSRSYIYTTAMPPAVAAATRASLRLLQAEHWRREHLQQLISHFRAGAQQLGLQLLDSFSPIQPIIIGDEARTLEIAAKLAERGILIIAIRPPTVAAGSSRLRVTFSAEHSIEQVDQLLSALSDILGKLAHE, from the coding sequence GTGACCAGCGAATCCTCTCTCGACAACATACTTTCTTCGGCGCTCGCTGAGCGTCGTGCGGCAAAGCTCTATCGCAGTCGTCGTGTTTTACAATCGCCACAAATTCCCAATGTAGTTGTCGATGGTAAAAAATACACCGCATTTTGCAGTAACGATTACCTAGGCTTAGCCAATCATCCCGCTGTTATTTCTGCTTTCCAAAATGCTGCCAACCAATTTGGTGTTGGCAGCGGTGCATCGCATTTAGTGGCTGGTCACTCCAGCGAACATCACGCACTTGAAGAAGAGTTGGCCGCATTTACAGGCCGCGAGCGCGCATTATTATTTTCCACCGGTTACATGGCCAACATGGGGGCAATTACCGCGCTGGTTGGCCAAGGCGATGCGATTTTTGAAGACCGTTTAAATCACGCAAGTTTGTTAGATGCAGGATTATCAAGCGGCGCTCGTTTCCAGCGTTTTTTGCACAATGATTTAGGCAATCTGCAAACACGTTTAGATAAAACTGAAGCCAATCGAAAACTTATTGTCGTAGATGGTGTGTTCAGCATGGATGGTGATTGCGCACCTTTGACTGAGCTCGCTGAGCTCGCGCAAAAAAATAATGCATGGTTAATGGTAGATGATGCCCACGGTTTTGGGTGCCTTGGGAAAAATGGTGGCGGCAGTGCAGAATATTTTGGTTTAACACAAAACCAGTTGCCAATCTTAATGGGCACGCTAGGTAAAGCCTTTGGTACATTCGGCGCATTTATCGCCGGTAGCGAAACCTTAATCGAAACTCTGATTCAATTTTCTCGCTCGTATATTTACACAACGGCTATGCCGCCAGCTGTTGCAGCGGCAACGCGCGCAAGTTTGCGTTTATTGCAAGCAGAGCATTGGCGGCGCGAACATTTGCAACAATTGATTTCACATTTTCGTGCAGGTGCGCAGCAATTGGGTTTGCAATTGCTGGATTCTTTTTCGCCGATTCAGCCCATTATTATTGGCGATGAAGCTCGCACATTGGAGATTGCAGCGAAGCTTGCGGAGCGCGGTATTTTAATTATCGCCATTCGTCCACCTACAGTTGCTGCAGGCAGTTCGCGTTTGCGCGTTACTTTTTCTGCTGAACATTCAATTGAACAGGTAGATCAGTTGTTATCAGCATTAAGTGATATTCTGGGTAAGCTAGCCCATGAGTGA
- a CDS encoding HDOD domain-containing protein → MDVVKSDYASYKSAVSALLNNPENLPRLPGITQDIRQALVRSDSSASSLSKLIERDTELSQLLLRYAASVMMHNHMPPQSVFDVVRILGMAQVERITMLHAVKALFSGHTQAYTRIFAASWDRLINKASMSALIAKKIGRVAPDYALLGSLLSEVGTLAVLSVFKSGDLPVPDRETYVTLCREFAKSLGIALLQDWKMDEEYIQLVRQVGNWQAAENESFGLIDVINLGLYHSLKARMTANRLPPITHLCAYQKLSDKHNAVTDTNELELVVVNRDDIRAIADSLY, encoded by the coding sequence GTGGATGTTGTAAAGAGCGATTACGCTAGCTATAAAAGTGCGGTTTCTGCACTGCTGAATAATCCCGAAAATCTTCCCCGTTTACCTGGTATTACGCAAGATATTCGCCAGGCGTTAGTTCGCTCAGACAGTTCTGCCAGTTCCCTAAGCAAACTTATCGAGCGTGATACCGAACTGAGCCAGCTTCTCCTTCGCTATGCCGCCAGCGTGATGATGCACAACCACATGCCGCCGCAATCGGTATTTGATGTAGTGCGAATTTTGGGTATGGCGCAGGTCGAGCGCATCACTATGCTCCACGCCGTTAAAGCCCTGTTTAGCGGGCATACCCAAGCCTATACCCGTATATTTGCCGCCTCTTGGGATCGTTTGATCAACAAGGCGAGTATGAGTGCGCTTATCGCCAAAAAAATAGGCCGGGTTGCGCCGGATTATGCTCTTCTGGGAAGTTTATTGAGTGAAGTGGGTACCCTTGCGGTGCTGTCCGTATTTAAATCGGGTGATCTGCCGGTGCCAGATCGGGAAACCTATGTCACCTTGTGCCGCGAGTTCGCCAAAAGCTTGGGAATAGCGCTCTTGCAGGATTGGAAAATGGATGAGGAGTACATCCAGCTTGTGCGTCAGGTGGGCAACTGGCAAGCGGCTGAGAATGAGTCTTTCGGTTTGATTGATGTAATCAACCTCGGCCTTTACCATTCATTAAAGGCCCGAATGACAGCAAATCGTTTACCTCCCATCACTCATTTGTGTGCCTATCAAAAACTATCCGACAAACACAACGCTGTTACCGACACCAATGAACTGGAGTTGGTAGTAGTTAATCGTGACGATATTCGCGCAATTGCAGATAGTCTCTATTAA
- a CDS encoding putative metalloprotease CJM1_0395 family protein, which translates to MINSISSSASTVAPYAPIGRQPVGLESTELKSSSLKALEQSAETAPGQNRRGPEYSPNQDAERDRVANPQQKSAAQQEQQQKEQRQISELATRDREVRAHEQAHASIGGQYAGSPTYSFERGPNGVNYAVGGEVAIDTSPVPNDPEATLRKAQIIRAAASAPAEPSPQDRRVAAQAASLENEARAQIAAESASEVQQIQQSSESETSARKEEAKKQAAEEDELRKEIRREEERQRVELDRSNQERAAILARTAQTTFDISRRLVEIGAVKSTPSVGNFFNDSV; encoded by the coding sequence GTGATTAATTCAATTTCATCGAGTGCTAGCACCGTTGCGCCTTATGCGCCTATCGGTCGGCAGCCCGTTGGATTGGAATCCACCGAGCTTAAAAGTTCAAGTTTGAAGGCGCTCGAACAATCTGCTGAAACGGCTCCGGGTCAAAATCGCCGTGGTCCGGAGTACAGCCCTAATCAAGATGCAGAGCGCGACCGCGTTGCAAATCCTCAACAGAAATCTGCTGCCCAGCAAGAGCAGCAACAAAAGGAACAGCGCCAGATTAGCGAGCTAGCCACACGTGACCGTGAGGTGCGTGCTCACGAGCAAGCGCATGCCTCTATAGGCGGACAATATGCAGGCTCCCCAACCTATTCTTTTGAGCGTGGCCCAAATGGCGTTAACTATGCCGTAGGCGGTGAAGTTGCTATAGATACCTCACCAGTTCCCAATGATCCAGAAGCAACCTTGCGCAAGGCACAAATAATTCGCGCTGCGGCTAGCGCCCCGGCCGAGCCTTCACCGCAAGATCGCCGGGTTGCGGCGCAAGCGGCCAGTTTGGAGAATGAAGCACGAGCTCAAATTGCCGCAGAAAGTGCGTCTGAAGTTCAGCAAATCCAACAATCTTCAGAAAGCGAAACCAGTGCACGCAAGGAAGAGGCTAAAAAGCAAGCCGCTGAAGAGGACGAGTTGCGTAAAGAAATTCGTAGGGAAGAAGAGCGCCAGCGCGTTGAGCTGGACCGCAGCAATCAGGAGCGTGCCGCCATTTTGGCTAGAACAGCACAAACTACCTTTGATATTAGCCGTCGCCTTGTTGAAATCGGTGCAGTAAAAAGCACGCCTAGCGTCGGAAACTTCTTTAACGACAGCGTTTGA
- a CDS encoding DUF2459 domain-containing protein, whose amino-acid sequence MKYFFRIFLLLSFFLSSFLLTGCASMPPTKNIPAANTKHTIYFIYRGWHTSILLDAKLLAVQNPHLAVDLKGQKYARIGWGDGDYFTGKSKSTATAAKALIASGYSAVQLLAYDYEPFSEIPADTRVSLAVTDEGMKKLVAYLGDSIAVDQQGKPVRLPAFGDAMGSFFQSKDHYSLFSNCNTWSGNALRSAGLPVANRLTAQGVFEQARFISQWQSEQGLFKKRD is encoded by the coding sequence ATGAAATATTTTTTCCGTATTTTTCTGCTGCTGAGTTTTTTCCTGTCGAGTTTTTTGTTGACCGGTTGCGCCAGTATGCCGCCTACAAAAAATATTCCAGCTGCAAATACCAAGCATACAATTTATTTTATTTATCGCGGTTGGCACACGAGCATTTTGCTCGATGCAAAATTACTTGCGGTGCAAAACCCGCATTTGGCAGTCGATCTCAAAGGACAAAAATACGCGCGTATAGGTTGGGGCGATGGCGACTATTTCACTGGCAAAAGTAAATCGACCGCCACTGCCGCCAAGGCTTTGATAGCATCGGGTTATTCTGCAGTACAATTGTTAGCCTACGATTACGAACCTTTTTCTGAAATTCCGGCAGATACCCGAGTGTCTTTGGCGGTGACTGATGAGGGGATGAAAAAGCTGGTTGCCTATCTGGGCGATTCGATTGCGGTTGATCAGCAGGGTAAGCCGGTTCGCTTACCTGCGTTTGGTGATGCCATGGGTTCATTTTTCCAGTCTAAAGATCACTACAGCTTGTTCAGTAATTGCAATACCTGGAGCGGTAATGCCCTGCGTTCGGCGGGCCTGCCGGTGGCTAATCGCCTAACCGCTCAAGGGGTGTTTGAGCAAGCCAGGTTTATTTCCCAATGGCAGTCTGAGCAGGGCTTGTTCAAAAAGCGCGATTAA
- the bioD gene encoding dethiobiotin synthase: protein MPKKAFFITGTDTNVGKTLIAAGLLVAAKNNGLTTAALKPVAAGCEKTDAGLRNSDALLLQSVITQKLDYDQINPYALESAIAPHIAAQQEKRSLSADRLSGFCRGVLSSANFILVEGAGGWRVPLNARETLAELAKNLDLPVILVVGVRLGCINHALLTFEAIVRDGVAVAGWVANCVDADIPVLQENIDSLRTRLPVPCLGVVPFLVDTSPDKVASYFDKAVIDHLMQ from the coding sequence ATGCCCAAGAAAGCATTTTTTATAACAGGTACAGATACCAATGTTGGCAAAACCTTAATTGCAGCAGGCTTGTTGGTTGCTGCAAAAAATAATGGTTTAACCACTGCTGCCTTAAAACCGGTTGCGGCGGGCTGCGAAAAAACCGATGCAGGTTTGCGCAATTCAGATGCTCTCTTGTTACAGTCAGTTATCACTCAAAAGCTGGATTACGATCAAATTAATCCCTATGCGTTGGAATCAGCCATTGCGCCACACATTGCAGCGCAGCAAGAAAAACGTAGTTTGTCGGCAGATCGGCTATCCGGTTTTTGCCGTGGTGTTTTGTCATCAGCTAATTTTATTTTGGTAGAAGGTGCTGGCGGCTGGCGTGTGCCATTAAATGCGCGCGAAACCTTGGCTGAATTGGCAAAAAATTTAGACTTGCCGGTAATTCTTGTGGTGGGTGTGCGCTTGGGCTGTATCAATCACGCGCTTTTGACCTTTGAGGCAATTGTGCGCGATGGTGTTGCCGTTGCAGGTTGGGTTGCCAATTGTGTGGATGCAGATATACCGGTACTGCAAGAAAATATTGACAGCTTGCGCACACGCTTACCTGTTCCCTGTTTGGGGGTTGTACCTTTTTTGGTGGATACATCACCTGATAAAGTGGCTAGCTATTTTGATAAAGCTGTTATCGATCATTTAATGCAGTAA